In one bacterium genomic region, the following are encoded:
- a CDS encoding response regulator, with product MEVGEHMVIGNHIQDVYIDREQAKNEKILVVEDNEDILELLRCMLKAKGYRVVAAENGDEALRMVKEEEPHLVLLDLSLPKVNGYDVCRMLKESEKTRYIPIIIVTCKSSPQEKIMGLELGADDYIVKPFCREEVLARVKSLLKLRSLHYRLIQAEKLATLAQVAVSVNHEINNPLCAISANAEIIKMMLAKGIEPARMNGKVDSILNEVDRIKRVIEKLSRATKVVSMEYIAGIQMLDIDQSIERIGDEDKEYKD from the coding sequence ATGGAAGTTGGTGAACACATGGTAATCGGTAATCATATTCAGGATGTTTATATCGATCGGGAGCAGGCGAAAAATGAAAAGATCCTGGTCGTAGAGGACAATGAGGACATTCTGGAGCTGCTGCGCTGCATGCTGAAAGCCAAGGGATACCGGGTTGTTGCGGCTGAAAACGGTGATGAAGCCCTGCGAATGGTCAAGGAGGAAGAGCCTCACCTGGTTCTTCTGGATCTTTCGCTGCCCAAGGTTAATGGCTACGACGTATGCAGAATGCTGAAAGAGTCGGAAAAAACGCGCTATATCCCCATCATTATTGTCACCTGTAAATCCAGCCCTCAGGAGAAGATCATGGGCCTTGAGCTGGGAGCGGATGATTACATCGTAAAGCCCTTCTGCCGGGAAGAAGTTCTGGCCAGGGTAAAATCATTGCTCAAATTGCGCAGCCTGCACTATCGGCTGATTCAGGCTGAGAAGCTGGCTACCCTGGCCCAGGTGGCGGTCAGTGTGAACCATGAGATTAATAATCCCCTGTGTGCTATTTCCGCCAATGCGGAAATTATTAAAATGATGCTGGCCAAGGGAATTGAACCTGCGCGGATGAATGGCAAGGTTGATTCCATACTGAATGAGGTTGATCGGATCAAAAGGGTGATTGAAAAGCTGTCCAGAGCGACCAAGGTTGTCAGTATGGAGTACATTGCCGGTATTCAGATGCTCGATATCGATCAGTCGATTGAGCGGATCGGGGATGAGGATAAGGAATACAAAGATTAG
- the rpsP gene encoding 30S ribosomal protein S16, producing the protein MALRIRLTRLGAKKRPFYRIVVIDSRRSRSGEYLDLIGNYDPLKAPAEIRINTEKAVSWMQKGAIPSDTVKQLFSSQGVI; encoded by the coding sequence TTGGCGCTTCGGATACGGTTAACGAGACTGGGAGCGAAAAAGCGGCCATTCTACAGGATCGTGGTAATAGATTCCAGAAGATCACGCAGTGGCGAATATCTGGATCTGATTGGAAACTATGACCCGCTGAAAGCCCCGGCAGAGATCAGAATCAATACGGAAAAAGCCGTCTCTTGGATGCAGAAAGGCGCAATACCATCTGACACCGTTAAACAGCTATTTAGCAGTCAGGGAGTAATCTAG
- a CDS encoding metallophosphoesterase: MSTLRVLHISDLHLAGTYRAWYEALHKNTKSLSVHNIDALNALTEIIYNWRDHLDAILITGDIAVTGLKSDLQCAQEFLESPPLKAFDKPIILVPGNHDRYRNILGFPGNRFYSYLISYWNAGEGGVQCSLLPNENTPMLAIICCDFSLNNTSDSNTLRGIWGQGRVYKERLQNLVQHTKNTLKLYPSCAVIWMVHFAPKLEDYFSSLKFKKHLKLINSEKLIEQAEKAGVRYIFCGHTHLSKEYQIIESSVWVICAGTSTCTGQDEDTKIHLREIHIESGKVIKIRSRQLTYDQERQLFQL, encoded by the coding sequence ATGTCAACCTTACGAGTTTTGCATATATCTGATCTACATTTGGCAGGAACTTATAGAGCATGGTACGAAGCACTTCATAAGAACACCAAATCATTATCAGTCCATAATATTGATGCCTTAAACGCCCTGACAGAAATTATTTATAACTGGCGTGATCACCTTGATGCTATCTTGATAACTGGCGATATTGCGGTAACAGGATTAAAATCTGACCTCCAATGTGCACAAGAGTTTCTTGAGTCCCCCCCCCTTAAAGCTTTTGACAAGCCTATTATATTAGTACCTGGAAATCATGATCGCTATCGTAATATATTGGGTTTTCCTGGAAATCGATTCTACAGCTATTTAATATCTTACTGGAATGCTGGAGAAGGTGGGGTCCAATGCTCTCTACTACCAAATGAAAATACTCCAATGTTAGCAATCATTTGTTGTGATTTTTCGCTAAATAACACTTCGGATAGTAATACATTGCGCGGCATTTGGGGCCAAGGCAGAGTATACAAAGAGAGGCTGCAGAATCTTGTTCAACACACAAAAAATACACTCAAATTGTATCCTTCCTGTGCTGTTATATGGATGGTCCATTTTGCACCTAAACTTGAAGACTATTTTAGCAGCCTAAAATTTAAAAAGCATTTGAAACTGATTAATTCTGAAAAATTAATTGAACAGGCTGAAAAAGCTGGAGTTAGATATATTTTTTGTGGACATACCCATCTTAGCAAAGAATATCAGATTATAGAAAGTTCTGTTTGGGTAATTTGCGCTGGAACATCGACTTGTACTGGACAAGATGAGGATACAAAAATTCATTTGCGAGAGATTCATATAGAAAGTGGAAAAGTTATCAAAATAAGATCAAGGCAACTTACCTATGACCAAGAACGGCAACTTTTTCAATTATAA
- a CDS encoding GxxExxY protein produces the protein MTENDIGTIIVDCAIAVHRELGPGLLETVYEIVLARELQDRGLKVERQ, from the coding sequence ATGACCGAAAATGACATAGGGACAATTATAGTTGATTGTGCCATTGCCGTACATCGCGAGCTTGGTCCGGGGCTCCTTGAAACCGTGTACGAAATCGTCTTGGCTCGAGAGTTGCAGGATCGAGGGCTAAAGGTGGAACGGCAG
- a CDS encoding metal ABC transporter substrate-binding protein, with protein sequence MAASTRDAHVINKKTAIIKVPILIALTFMTAFIGLSHPPVCLAGQKLRVVTSLFPLQEMARAVGGDRASVDLLLPPGAEPHAWEPKPGDIATLTRADIFIYLGAGMEPWVHDLLKGINRPSLKVIEASHGLSVIDSDHEEETEAGEGKKDHHHGPMDPHLWLDFSYDQIMVSQIARAFSEHDPAGAAVYSQNAAQYQKKLAELDRKYQKGLHNCSSRKIIIGGHSAFAYLAKRYHLEQITLYGISPDAEPSPKKLAETVDLARKLHIKTIFFEELISDRMARVLAQEVGAATLTLNPGANLTGEQVKAGVSFLSLMEKNLETLRKGLLCE encoded by the coding sequence ATGGCAGCGAGCACAAGGGATGCTCATGTGATTAACAAGAAAACAGCAATAATAAAAGTACCCATCCTGATAGCTTTAACTTTCATGACCGCCTTCATCGGGTTAAGTCATCCGCCAGTCTGTCTGGCCGGGCAGAAATTACGAGTCGTAACCAGCCTTTTTCCGCTTCAGGAGATGGCCCGTGCTGTTGGCGGTGACCGTGCCAGCGTCGATCTTCTCCTGCCCCCCGGTGCAGAGCCTCATGCATGGGAGCCAAAACCCGGTGATATTGCCACTCTGACCAGGGCTGACATCTTTATTTACCTGGGGGCTGGTATGGAGCCCTGGGTCCATGATCTCCTGAAAGGTATCAATCGCCCCTCTTTGAAGGTGATTGAAGCCAGTCATGGACTATCGGTAATAGACAGCGATCATGAGGAGGAGACAGAGGCCGGAGAAGGGAAAAAAGACCATCATCATGGGCCGATGGACCCGCACCTTTGGCTTGATTTCTCCTATGATCAGATCATGGTTTCCCAAATAGCCAGGGCATTTTCAGAGCACGATCCCGCCGGTGCCGCCGTTTACTCGCAAAATGCCGCGCAGTATCAAAAGAAACTGGCTGAGCTTGATCGGAAGTATCAGAAGGGACTGCACAATTGCAGCAGCCGAAAGATCATTATCGGCGGGCACTCCGCTTTTGCCTATCTGGCTAAGCGCTATCATCTTGAGCAGATCACCCTCTATGGGATCAGCCCCGATGCTGAGCCAAGTCCCAAAAAGTTAGCCGAAACCGTGGACCTGGCCAGAAAACTGCACATCAAGACCATCTTCTTCGAAGAGCTGATCAGCGACCGGATGGCCCGGGTTCTGGCACAGGAGGTCGGTGCTGCCACGCTCACGCTCAATCCGGGAGCGAATCTCACCGGAGAGCAGGTCAAAGCCGGGGTCAGCTTTCTTTCGCTGATGGAAAAAAACCTGGAAACCCTGCGGAAAGGCTTGCTCTGTGAGTGA
- a CDS encoding KH domain-containing protein: MKELIEDIARALVDYPEEVSVTEVDGERTTVLELRVAKTDLGKVIGKQGQTARAMRTVLSAAATKIGKRAVLEILE; this comes from the coding sequence ATGAAGGAATTAATCGAAGATATCGCTAGAGCACTGGTTGATTATCCTGAAGAAGTTAGTGTGACTGAGGTTGATGGCGAACGGACTACGGTGCTGGAGTTACGGGTTGCCAAGACTGATCTGGGCAAGGTAATCGGCAAACAGGGGCAGACTGCACGGGCCATGCGGACGGTTTTAAGTGCAGCGGCCACCAAGATCGGCAAAAGGGCGGTACTGGAGATACTTGAATAG
- a CDS encoding CvpA family protein — MRIIENLLFGKNILDIIIVITLIFSGIRSFLKGIVHEVFSLLALVLGIVFARRLFHQAAQIWGGADSSWIINVAVFVLLFLAAYIIITLLGMLLRGIIKTAQFGWLDHLGGMILGLAKGYFLLCLLIAILVLALPSDSHLIQTSRLAPFLFQSTSFLMKYAPSAVKLGFQRKLEEIQHPEKNLRKKKNNNPL; from the coding sequence ATGAGGATAATAGAGAATCTGCTTTTCGGGAAAAATATTCTCGATATCATTATTGTCATCACCCTCATTTTCAGCGGCATTCGGAGCTTCCTCAAGGGAATTGTCCACGAAGTTTTCTCTCTTCTCGCTCTGGTGCTGGGGATAGTTTTTGCCCGGCGGCTCTTCCATCAGGCAGCCCAAATCTGGGGAGGCGCAGATAGCTCCTGGATAATCAATGTCGCAGTCTTTGTTCTGCTTTTTCTGGCTGCCTACATCATAATCACTCTGCTGGGCATGCTGCTGCGCGGGATTATCAAAACCGCCCAGTTCGGCTGGCTGGATCACCTGGGAGGGATGATTCTTGGCCTGGCCAAAGGATATTTTCTGCTCTGCCTGCTGATTGCCATTCTGGTCCTGGCTCTTCCTTCCGATAGCCACTTGATTCAGACTTCGCGTCTGGCCCCGTTTCTCTTCCAGAGCACATCTTTCCTGATGAAGTATGCGCCCTCGGCTGTCAAGCTCGGGTTTCAGAGAAAACTTGAAGAAATACAGCATCCAGAGAAAAACCTGAGAAAGAAAAAAAACAATAACCCGCTATAA
- the ffh gene encoding signal recognition particle protein, with protein MFDNLSDKLQTVFKKLRGYGKLTESNIQEGLREVRLALLEADVNYKTVKEFIEKVKEKAVGDQVLKSLSPGQQVVKIVHEEMVALMGGECKNLAPSPHPPTSIMLMGLQGSGKTTTAAKLANLFHKERRKVLLVAADPYRPAAIDQLAILGQQLGIAVYTDREARNAVKICQDAHQAARSGGYTYMIMDTAGRLHIDDELMQELREIKKIVSPQEVILVADAMTGQDAVNIAKSFDQEIGIDSVILTKIDGDARGGAALSIRAVTGKPIRYVGTGEKIEAIEPFHPDRMASRILGMGDVLSLIEKAQAAYSEEKARDLRKKIAQDAFTLEDFRNQLRQIRKLGPLEQVIGMIPGAKKIAKKTDLKADEKKLVQIEAVINSMTMEERNNAELINGSRRKRIARGSGTTVQDVNQVLSQFTQMQRALRQMKKMGMIPGFGGNPFRKKRR; from the coding sequence GTGTTCGATAATTTATCAGATAAACTCCAGACAGTCTTCAAGAAGCTGCGCGGATATGGAAAGCTTACTGAAAGCAATATTCAGGAAGGCTTACGGGAAGTAAGGCTTGCCTTACTGGAAGCGGACGTCAATTACAAGACGGTTAAGGAATTTATTGAGAAAGTAAAAGAGAAGGCCGTTGGTGACCAGGTTCTGAAGAGTCTGTCCCCCGGCCAGCAGGTGGTCAAGATTGTCCATGAGGAAATGGTCGCGCTCATGGGGGGAGAGTGTAAAAATCTGGCCCCTTCTCCTCATCCTCCGACCAGCATTATGCTCATGGGTCTTCAGGGGTCAGGAAAGACGACAACGGCAGCCAAGCTGGCGAACCTTTTTCACAAAGAGAGACGCAAGGTTCTTCTGGTGGCTGCCGATCCTTACCGGCCTGCGGCTATCGACCAGTTGGCGATCCTCGGCCAGCAATTAGGCATTGCGGTCTATACAGACCGGGAGGCCAGGAATGCGGTAAAAATCTGTCAGGATGCCCATCAGGCTGCCCGCTCCGGCGGATATACCTATATGATCATGGATACTGCAGGCAGGCTCCATATTGACGATGAGCTGATGCAGGAGCTGCGGGAAATCAAGAAGATCGTCTCTCCCCAGGAAGTAATTCTGGTGGCTGACGCCATGACCGGTCAGGACGCGGTGAACATTGCCAAATCCTTTGATCAGGAGATCGGGATTGACAGTGTCATCCTGACCAAGATCGACGGGGATGCACGGGGAGGGGCGGCGTTATCGATCCGTGCCGTTACTGGAAAGCCGATCCGGTATGTGGGTACCGGGGAAAAGATCGAGGCTATTGAACCCTTTCATCCGGACCGGATGGCCTCCCGGATTCTGGGAATGGGAGATGTGCTTTCGCTGATCGAGAAAGCGCAGGCTGCCTATTCTGAAGAAAAAGCCAGAGACCTGCGGAAAAAAATTGCCCAGGATGCATTTACCCTGGAAGATTTTCGCAACCAGCTCAGGCAAATCAGGAAATTAGGGCCTCTGGAGCAGGTCATCGGCATGATCCCCGGAGCCAAAAAAATCGCAAAAAAAACAGACCTTAAGGCGGACGAAAAAAAATTGGTTCAGATTGAAGCGGTTATCAACTCGATGACGATGGAAGAGCGCAACAATGCGGAACTGATCAATGGCAGCAGAAGGAAACGGATCGCCCGGGGAAGTGGCACGACAGTACAGGATGTCAACCAGGTGCTTTCACAATTTACCCAGATGCAGAGAGCGCTGCGGCAAATGAAGAAAATGGGCATGATTCCTGGTTTTGGCGGAAATCCATTTAGAAAGAAGAGGAGGTGA
- a CDS encoding metal ABC transporter permease: MLSILSYGFMLRALLVGLLIASVCATLGVFLILRRDAMVGHGLAHLTFGGVALGLFLHIQPMITALGAAVLSAFGIIKLREKAGLYEDTAIGILSSVGMAAGVILASMAQGFNVSLMSYLFGNILAIAPSELWISVILAGAVFIIIILFYQELLFVTFDAESARSSGIAVSRLETILAVLTAVTAVLGMKVVGLLLVAALLVIPSAAGLQVARNFRQAIGVAILIAAISVILGLCISFFWDIPASGSIILLASLFFIISLAARRLMAGFARPVNPVQKE; the protein is encoded by the coding sequence GTGCTATCGATTCTTTCGTATGGCTTTATGCTGCGGGCACTCCTGGTTGGCCTGCTGATCGCATCGGTCTGCGCCACCCTCGGAGTTTTTCTCATTTTGCGGCGTGACGCCATGGTCGGGCATGGGCTGGCCCACTTGACCTTCGGCGGAGTAGCGCTGGGGTTGTTTCTCCATATTCAGCCCATGATTACCGCCCTTGGGGCAGCGGTTCTTTCCGCTTTTGGCATTATCAAGCTAAGGGAAAAGGCTGGTCTTTACGAGGATACAGCCATTGGCATCCTGAGCAGCGTCGGTATGGCCGCAGGGGTAATCCTGGCAAGCATGGCTCAAGGTTTTAACGTCAGCCTGATGAGTTATCTTTTCGGCAACATCCTGGCCATCGCTCCCTCCGAGCTCTGGATATCGGTAATCCTTGCCGGTGCCGTATTCATTATTATTATTCTTTTTTACCAGGAACTGCTGTTTGTTACTTTCGATGCTGAATCCGCACGCTCCAGCGGGATAGCGGTCAGCCGGCTTGAGACCATTCTGGCCGTTCTGACTGCCGTAACCGCTGTCCTGGGCATGAAAGTGGTGGGCCTGCTTCTGGTAGCAGCCCTTCTGGTAATACCCTCGGCCGCCGGGCTGCAGGTGGCCAGGAATTTTCGGCAGGCCATCGGCGTGGCTATCCTGATAGCCGCCATTTCAGTAATTCTCGGCTTATGTATCTCTTTTTTCTGGGATATTCCAGCCTCCGGGTCGATTATCCTTCTCGCCTCCCTGTTTTTTATCATCTCCCTTGCTGCCCGCAGACTGATGGCTGGTTTTGCCCGACCTGTCAATCCTGTCCAGAAGGAGTGA
- the rimM gene encoding ribosome maturation factor RimM (Essential for efficient processing of 16S rRNA) → MDLVQIGKIIGTHGNKGEVKVYLLTDFPERFQSLKEVFLVTPSGRRSLAVESVRFHKSYVILKPQESHTMSDAEKLKGAAICIPEEEVYPLGEDEYYCFQLIGMEVYTEEGLFLGVIEDIFPTGSNDVYVIKDEHKEYLIPAIKEVVKEVNLERRRITVHLLKGLLNPADAL, encoded by the coding sequence ATGGACCTCGTTCAGATCGGTAAAATCATCGGCACCCATGGTAACAAGGGGGAGGTAAAGGTTTATCTGCTGACGGATTTCCCGGAAAGATTTCAGTCTCTGAAAGAGGTCTTTTTAGTAACTCCTTCGGGGCGAAGAAGCCTGGCTGTTGAAAGTGTCCGGTTCCATAAGAGCTATGTAATTCTGAAGCCGCAGGAGTCTCACACCATGAGCGATGCGGAGAAACTCAAAGGGGCTGCGATCTGCATACCCGAAGAGGAAGTTTATCCTCTGGGAGAGGATGAATACTACTGCTTCCAGCTCATAGGCATGGAGGTCTACACGGAGGAAGGATTATTTTTAGGAGTAATAGAGGATATCTTTCCGACAGGAAGTAACGATGTGTATGTAATTAAAGATGAACACAAGGAGTACCTTATCCCGGCAATCAAAGAGGTGGTTAAAGAGGTAAATCTGGAAAGAAGAAGAATTACCGTTCATCTTCTGAAAGGATTGTTGAATCCCGCTGATGCTCTTTGA
- a CDS encoding metal ABC transporter ATP-binding protein translates to MSDNHPLVCVQDVDFAYGSTSVLSGISLDIKRGDFLAVIGPNGSGKTTLIKIILGILRPGSGQVKLFGQDIGGFSRWDKLGYVPQKASHIDPFFPVSAREVVAMGLLSGKKFPRLVTRSDEKAIDEALELVDMKKFKTRRIGELSGGQQQRIFIARAIVRKPDLLFLDEPTTGVDAVTQARFYDLLGSLNQIRNITIVLITHDIGVVNKYVNKVACLNQKLIFHGNHDEFCQSSVVEHFLRGEQHLICHRH, encoded by the coding sequence GTGAGTGATAATCATCCTTTGGTTTGCGTACAGGATGTTGACTTTGCCTATGGTTCAACCAGTGTTTTGTCCGGAATCAGCCTGGATATCAAAAGGGGTGATTTCCTGGCTGTCATCGGTCCCAACGGCTCCGGAAAGACCACGCTGATCAAGATCATCCTCGGCATCCTGCGGCCCGGCAGCGGCCAGGTCAAGCTCTTCGGCCAGGATATCGGCGGCTTTTCCCGGTGGGACAAGCTTGGCTATGTGCCCCAGAAAGCGAGTCACATCGACCCCTTTTTCCCGGTATCGGCGCGTGAGGTAGTGGCTATGGGCCTGCTTTCGGGTAAAAAATTCCCCCGTCTGGTAACGCGCTCCGATGAAAAGGCCATTGATGAAGCGCTGGAGCTGGTGGATATGAAAAAATTCAAAACCAGGAGAATCGGAGAGCTTTCCGGCGGGCAGCAGCAGCGAATATTCATCGCCAGGGCCATCGTCAGGAAGCCCGACCTTCTCTTTCTCGATGAACCCACTACCGGTGTGGATGCAGTTACCCAGGCCCGTTTTTATGATCTGCTCGGCTCCCTGAACCAGATCAGAAATATTACGATTGTGCTGATTACCCACGACATCGGTGTAGTCAATAAATACGTCAACAAGGTCGCCTGCCTGAACCAGAAATTGATCTTTCACGGTAATCACGACGAGTTCTGCCAGTCCTCGGTGGTAGAGCATTTTTTGCGCGGCGAGCAGCACCTGATCTGCCACCGTCACTAG